A single window of Syntrophorhabdaceae bacterium DNA harbors:
- a CDS encoding undecaprenyl-diphosphate phosphatase — protein MTILQAVVYGLVQGLGEFLPISSSAHLILVPWFFRWTDPGLTFDVALHVGTLVAVVIYFWKDWVRLLAKGFTDIRSSEGRLFWYIVAASVPGAIGGFLLEKKAETVFRSPLLIAVPLMLMGFFLYWADQKPNKKIDLKHITLGKSLLIGLAQVLAIIPGVSRSGITMMTGLLVGTTRETAARFSFLLSTPIIFGAAMVKLPTILSHSSMITGEFMVGMIVSCLSGLLSIGFLLRYVRTKSFLPFALYRLMLGILVIAVALLK, from the coding sequence GTGACTATCTTGCAGGCTGTGGTATATGGATTGGTTCAAGGTTTGGGGGAATTCCTGCCCATATCGAGCTCGGCGCACCTCATCCTGGTTCCCTGGTTTTTTCGGTGGACGGACCCGGGGCTCACCTTCGATGTGGCCCTCCATGTGGGTACCCTCGTGGCGGTGGTTATCTATTTCTGGAAAGACTGGGTGCGTCTTCTGGCCAAAGGTTTTACTGACATCCGCAGCAGTGAGGGACGTCTGTTCTGGTATATTGTCGCGGCGAGCGTTCCCGGCGCCATCGGGGGATTTCTCCTGGAAAAGAAGGCGGAGACCGTGTTCAGGAGCCCCCTTCTCATTGCCGTGCCTCTCATGCTCATGGGTTTTTTTCTCTATTGGGCGGACCAGAAACCGAATAAGAAGATCGATCTCAAGCACATTACCCTGGGTAAGAGCCTGCTCATCGGCCTGGCCCAGGTCCTCGCCATCATACCGGGCGTCTCCCGCTCGGGGATTACCATGATGACGGGATTACTCGTGGGGACCACCAGAGAGACGGCGGCGAGGTTCTCATTTTTGCTTTCCACCCCCATTATTTTCGGAGCGGCCATGGTTAAGTTGCCAACCATTCTTTCTCACTCGTCAATGATAACCGGTGAATTCATGGTCGGTATGATTGTTTCCTGTCTCTCCGGTTTGTTGAGCATCGGTTTCTTGCTTCGATACGTAAGAACCAAGAGTTTTCTGCCCTTTGCCCTGTATCGATTAATGCTCGGCATACTGGTCATTGCGGTTGCATTGTTAAAGTAG
- a CDS encoding ABC transporter ATP-binding protein: MPLIRMKHIKKDYFLGETTVHALRGIDLTIDKGEFVGIWGPSGSGKTTLLNLIGAIDEPTHGDLAIAERDVRTLSDNQRSDLRNETIGYVFQGFNLVPVLSALENVMLPLQIQGVCLGEAKTRALHRLEEVGLSEFVGHRPSKMSGGQQQRVAIARALVNNPLLVIADEPTANLDSETARMIISIMRDLNEKDQITFIFSTHDQRLLDRVKRLVRLEDGQIIDGGIES; this comes from the coding sequence ATGCCCCTTATTCGAATGAAACACATCAAGAAGGACTATTTCCTCGGTGAGACAACGGTACATGCCCTTCGGGGGATCGATCTGACGATCGACAAGGGAGAGTTCGTCGGCATATGGGGCCCGTCAGGTTCCGGCAAGACCACGCTGCTAAATCTCATCGGCGCCATCGATGAGCCGACACACGGAGATCTGGCAATTGCCGAAAGGGACGTTCGCACCCTTTCGGATAATCAGAGGAGCGATCTCCGAAACGAGACGATCGGCTACGTGTTCCAGGGGTTTAACCTTGTTCCCGTTCTTTCAGCTTTAGAGAACGTCATGCTTCCTCTTCAAATTCAGGGCGTCTGCCTCGGTGAGGCGAAAACAAGAGCATTACACAGACTCGAAGAGGTGGGCTTGAGTGAATTCGTGGGCCATCGCCCCTCCAAGATGTCAGGCGGGCAGCAGCAGAGGGTGGCCATCGCCAGGGCCCTCGTAAACAATCCTTTGCTGGTCATCGCCGACGAACCCACGGCAAATTTGGACTCCGAAACCGCACGCATGATCATTTCCATCATGCGCGACTTGAATGAAAAAGACCAGATCACCTTTATCTTCTCTACCCACGATCAACGGTTGCTTGATCGGGTAAAAAGGCTCGTCCGTCTCGAGGACGGCCAAATCATTGATGGAGGTATTGAGTCATGA